A genomic window from Xyrauchen texanus isolate HMW12.3.18 chromosome 15, RBS_HiC_50CHRs, whole genome shotgun sequence includes:
- the LOC127656239 gene encoding C-X-C chemokine receptor type 3-like codes for MDVKTKVTLNSEDLTGFGDNYNYNYSDYDDTFCGVVCSQDTSMHFDAIFIPVLYSVALVVGMVGNGLVLVVLWKKRMNWNVTDIFIFHLSIADSLLLLTLPFWAVEAAKEWIFGTGLCKLTGALFKINFYCGIFMLACISLDRYLSIVHAMQMYSRKKPKVTHCCCLVIWLFCLLLSIPDWIYLIATPDSRRQDKIVCVHPFNSWHLVSRLLYHVVGFALPALILLFCYSCILLRLQRGSQCMQKKRAMRVIVALVLAFFISWTPYNITLIVDTFQSKISTNNQTSCASTTSLDVALTATSTLGYLHCCVNPILYAFVGVKFRKHLLDMLRPLGFTLKGPARLMSRRSSVWSESVDTSNTSAF; via the exons ATGGATGTTAAAACAAAGGTCACCCTGAACAGTGAAGATTTGACTGGTTTTGGGGACAACTACAACTACAACTACAGCGACTATGATGATACCTTCTGTGGAGTGGTTTGTAGTCAAGACACCAGCATGCACTTTGATGCTATTTTTATTCCGGTCCTGTACTCTGTGGCGCTGGTGGTGGGGATGGTGGGAAATGGGCTCGTACTGGTGGTGCTGTGGAAGAAGAGGATGAACTGGAATGTCACAGACATCTTCATCTTCCATCTGAGCATAGCAGACAGTCTACTGCTGCTAACACTGCCATTCTGGGCTGTAGAGGCAGCGAAGGAGTGGATCTTTGGGACAGGACTCTGCAAGCTGACTGGAGCTTTGTTCAAG ATCAATTTCTACTGTGGCATCTTCATGCTGGCATGCATCAGTCTTGACCGCTACCTGTCCATCGTCCATGCAATGCAGATGTATTCTCGTAAAAAGCCCAAGGTGACGCACTGTTGCTGTCTGGTCATCTGGCTGTTCTGCCTACTGCTCTCAATTCCTGACTGGATATACCTTATAGCCACTCCAGACTCCAGACGTCAGGATAAAATTGTATGTGTTCACCCCTTTAATTCCTGGCATTTGGTCTCTCGTCTACTCTACCATGTGGTGGGTTTTGCTCTACCGGCACTCATACTGCTGTTCTGTTACTCCTGCATCCTCCTGCGGCTGCAGCGCGGCTCCCAGTGCATGCAGAAAAAGAGAGCCATGCGTGTTATTGTAGCCCTGGTACTGGCCTTCTTCATCAGCTGGACACCCTACAACATCACCCTCATTGTCGACACCTTCCAAAGCAAAATCAGCACCAATAACCAAACATCCTGTGCCAGCACCACATCATTGGATGTAGCCCTCACAGCAACTTCCACATTGGGCTACTTACACTGCTGTGTCAATCCAATTCTTTATGCTTTTGTGGGGGTGAAATTTCGTAAGCATTTGTTGGACATGCTGAGACCACTAGGCTTCACACTTAAGGGACCAGCAAGGCTGATGTCCCGGAGGAGCTCTGTATGGTCAGAGT